The genomic region ATCCTTGAATCGCATCTTTTAGCATCTCTAATAAATGCTCGTAACTTTCACCCCAAGTATGGCAACCTGGTAATGCTGGCACAGAAGCACACCATACGTCGTCCTCTTGCCAAATAACAGCTTTAATTTTCATGTATATTTTTGTATCCCATAGATTTAAATTTTAGCGTGTGACGCGATCGCCATTATTTAGCTACTAAACTGCTGAGCATAAAACCGCGCATACCGTCCTTCTAATGCCAACAACTCTTCATGCGTACCCGATTCAACAATTTGTCCTTTTTCCATCACCAAAATGCGATCGGCACGGCGTACTGTGGTTAAACGGTGAGCAATAATAAATACGGTGCGATTTTGCATCAATCGTTCTAAAGCTTCTTGTACTAAAGCTTCCGATTCTGAATCTAAGGCGGAGGTAGCTTCATCCAATATTAAAATACGCGGATCGAGCAAAACTGCACGGGCGATCGCGATTCTTTGTCTTTGTCCTCCCGATAAATTTACGCCTCTTTCTCCTACTTGGGTGTAATAACCATCAGGTAATTGCGTAATAAATTGATGGGCGTTGGCAATTTTGGCGGCTGTTTCTACATCTACTAAATTGTAGCTAGCCTGTCCAAAAGCAATATTCTCGGCGATCGCGCCTGAAAATAAAACTGTTTCTTGGGGGACAATTCCGATTTGTCGTCGCAGACTTTTCAACTGTACGTCACGAATATCAATGCCGTCGATTAAAACTTTTCCCGACTGCGGATCGTAAAAGCGGGGGAGTAAGTTAACTAAAGTTGTTTTGCCCGCCCCAGAAGCACCAACTAAAGCAATTCTTTCTCCTGGTTGAGCAATTAAATTTAAGTTTTCTAGTATTGGTTGTCCTAGTTTATAGGCAAAACCGATCTGGCGATATTCTACTTTACCGCTGACTAAAGGTAGGGCGATCGCCTGAGGCTTTTCTTCTACTGTCGGTTGAATTGCCAATAATTCAAACACGCGATCGACGGAAGCCTCTGCTTGTTTAAATTCGTTGTAATTATTAGTTGTATGGCTGATAG from Scytonema millei VB511283 harbors:
- a CDS encoding type II toxin-antitoxin system HicB family antitoxin, producing the protein MKIKAVIWQEDDVWCASVPALPGCHTWGESYEHLLEMLKDAIQGWLDVASQQLS